The sequence below is a genomic window from Lolium perenne isolate Kyuss_39 chromosome 4, Kyuss_2.0, whole genome shotgun sequence.
cccaccgggcgtgccagaatgtgttgcggtcagaaacccaccggcgagcaacgacgggcaacacaagaGAGCCGGAACAACTtaaggctgcggctggccctggtccctccgagcgacggcccgcaaagcctccggtacacacgtccgatgccggtgcagggcgtgccacctgacctatacctggtcaggaaggtgatggagatgcctcgcttagtttcctgcatggcatacacgtaaacattaaatacgagcctcgatcggctctcaggttatcctgtgaatcggctcagagagccgatccacccatgattcgtacgaggtgcacgaatatatggtggtcctgcttgatcaagataaagctaaagcgatctacgacgatttagggttttcaccgcataatcggatcatcctactcacgattgggcctcgcggtcacgtacggtgatcgtaagccggtcctagacaaggcctaaaaaccaacacgaggttgatcctcggaacatcctgtctaggactagcaaacgacaccctacgcgtcgctggatcctccaaccctttgtaaggcctaactattgcagatattaaactaatccttgaagaacaaggagcaaccgtaacggatcggatctactaaataatgatcaagcggggtgccgcccctacacctaagataggtgtaaggacggctagatgtataagggttgcactacgacagcatatgatatgaagaacaatgctaaccctaacacatctaagataactacgttgctcgccataaaaaaggcttcagtacgagcaacgcatgaacaacaaagaagcttgtgctgcctagatcgcaagatgcgatccaggcagcatgatgcttaccggtagaaaccctcgagacgaaggagttggcgatgcgccgagattgatttgtggttgaacgttggttgttgtttattccataaaccctagatacatatttatagtccaggggactttctaatttaggcgtgcacctaaccgtgcacgggtcaaactctatcttctaatctaagatgcgatctactatattacagatacacgggcaatctagcccaaactcttcgtgcaaggccgcttccgaGATCTTCCAcacgtaatcttccaagcccatctcccttacggcccatctcctgatttggccaaaatctggtgataacaccctccaagagtaacaagctcacggtctctcactcgaacaaatcatggtggagagctcaacactatgcaatgatgcaaagcaagaacaccggaggtgttcaagtccttcacactcaaatcccaccaaagcaacgaatgctaggatgagattggagaggaagaacaagggggaaagtcaaccaaagactccaagatctagatcccaagagattccctcacttagagaagaaatggtttggtggaagtgtagatctagatctcctctctcaaatcctcaaatatgagcaagaatggttggaggaatcaagggagagagcaacttcttcaaatgcaacaatggaagtgagagaaaggggaagaagttgttgctcaaggtggaagaagggctatttatagtctaagGAGAAAAATAACCATTGGGGAGAAAACCGGGTGAAAATCGGATAAAAAACGAGCTGAAAAGGTGCCCAACCGGCCTGGGCACTGAGGAGCCCGGTCGGCAGCCTAgtccgaccggcccagcaaccgggtgCGGCCGGTGGAGCGCTGGGCGGCGGGAAGGCCTCAGGCCACGCGGGGGAGCGGCCCAGGCCGCGTGGGCGGGCGGCCCAGCAGCGCCGGGAGGCGCGGAGTGCAGGCCGCGCGGGGGCGCGACGGGGCGCGGGCCGGACGGAGTGGCGGCCCGGTTAAGTCCCGGTTGGACCGGAGGGGGAGCTGGGCCAgccggcgcgtgggccggtggccgcccggtccggttggtgcccggtgcggaccgggtgggccggcgtgcggcctggcaggccgggcggcaaccggggccttcccctttttttcttttctttttctttttcttcttttaccttttctttaataactattgctcccgaactccgattgatatGAAACTAAAttcgttggaaagataacaacaaatgctatccaatagaaagtgcaaactcaagaaactgtaggaggggattttatcatgaatataaaagggtagaaccttatatcatgaataaccggtaaaatcacccaacctcgaaaacgcaatagaagatgcatgcgaactccgttttcgatgaacttgggcttgttgtaaagctagcaacaagctcaagaaccttacatagagaaacaccaagaagcaataaggatatgcaaagtatgcaaaggattgagctccctaagacgatgtgatcaagttactcaaccgaaagcccctcttaatagtgcggctatctatcctataatccggtctcccaacatccaccttgagaccggtaaaaggaaaacctagcaaggccatacctttgccttgcgcatcccgcttgatcttgatgataactcttcaagcttcactcaagccggaatgcctctcttgaccaatgttgcttcgtgaagactcacaaatgctcccccatacactatgatgggaaagctccattgatgcacatcttcactagtccattatcatcaaatggacggcaagcttcacgtatgtgattcacttgagacgctcatcttgaacttgcccaactcaaccttgtatcttcacatactcacttaagatagagcatggcgatgatcttgatgccaatacacaaggtatacctttatcttcatggcatccatacttgaatccaacacatggagagcaagtagtacctatggagtattccttcatataaactcaatgaaaacattagtccataggggttgtcattaattaccaaaaccacacataggggcaatgtacccttacaagaaCTATAAAAGTAAAATAAGTTTTTGTGTATTTGATATAATAAAGAAAACAagacaaaataaagtaaactaagcaaactataaaaaagtaaaaagattggagatgagagactccccttgcagaaatcttctttctccccggcaatggcgccagaaaatcttgatggtgctctgttgatggcgccagacaatcttgctgagcgttgttgtggaatcggttgggaaaccccaagaggaaggtgtgatgagcacaacaacaagttttttCCTCAATACGaaatcaaggtttaatcgaccagtaggagaaaagcgtgacttctgaaggtattGCTGGTTGACCAGTGGTATGacacactaccggcgtcagcaacaacgtggaacctgcacacacaaaaaccaaagtactttgccccaacttgcagtgaggttgtcaatctcaccgatttGCTGAAGACAAAGGAATAGACGTATCAAATGGaacgagatgtttgcagaaagtaaatagaACATGATCGCAATTGAATTTGTCAGTAAAGgagataggaccggggtccatagttcactagaggtgtctctccatacaaaaatagcatgttgggtgaacaaattacagctgggcagttgatagaatatcgatcaatacatgacaagatgattactatgagatttgatatgtgcattacaacataatacatagactgtaatccaactgcgtctatgactaataatccaccttccgatgagcgtccgcacccctttcagtattaagttgcaagcaacagactatcgcattaagcaatgtgtgtaaagtaaacaatagaattaccctcagataatacattgttgttttctccctagtagcaacaacatatctacaatcttagaagttataaagtcactctcccagaaaactagaggcatgaatctactatcgagcataaataccccctcttggagtcacaagtgtccacttggccagagtttctactagcaacggagagcatgcaagatcacaaataacatatgacatgaatatataatcaatctcaacatagtatacaatattcattggatcccggcaaaccaaacatataggattacataaatatggtcttgatcatgttgggcggctcacaagatcgatacatgaagtacAAAgtgaagaagacaaccatctagctactgctatggacccgtaatccagggatgaactactcacacatcactttgaAGGTGgtaatggcgatgtagatgccttcggcgatgatttccccctccggcagggtgccgggaagagcttcaaaaccccccgagatgggttctgcgatggtgACCGCGACGGaactccagggttttcccgagaagatgtataaataggcggaggatttaggtcggtggggcgccTGGTGGACCcataccacccctaggcgcgggccaggtccaGGTCGCGCCTAGGGTAGTTCTGGCCGCCCTActgcgcctcttcgaccccctctggacttcgtcttcgtttcggtaaaatattgacttcggcttttgtctcgtccaattccgagaatatttcctgtataacttttctgaaatacaaaacagcagaaaatggggaactggcactgtggcatcttgttaataggttagtgccgaaaatcatgtaaaagtgcaactaaGTGTAaagaaaacatatatgaattggtttaaaacaagcatggagtataaaaaattatagatacgtttgagacgtatcagtgtcttCATCCATCGGTTCAAGAGGAGCTCGTCCTGGTACCTAGGTGGAGGATGCCAGCCCCTCCCCACCGTGTCACGGTCCAACTTAACGATCTTGTCAGTACATAGACAAAGACGTAAGAACAATGTACAACTACAACATTGCAATGCAACTTAGAATCTGATCATCCCAATGAACAACAAgatcatggcaatgcacaacaagATCATGCCAATGCATAACAAGATCAAGCCACTGAACAACAAGATCATGCCAATGCATAACAAAATCAAGCCCCTGAACAACAAGATCATGGCAACGCAATGTATAACTACATCATGCCAATGCATACTTCCAGTACATGTACAAAAATATATATGCTACAGAACAACAATGCACAAATAGACCTTGCACATATAGATCATTCAAAAATCATGCACAActagtgcatttccaatctgggcaGTGTACAAATTAGACATGCAGACATTGGCACTGTCCAAATTGGGAAGTCAAATCCAAAATTAATCTACTCCAACCTACAATGAATCTACACCCAATCTGCATCGATTCTACCTGGATCTACACTAAACCACTAATGCACAGGTTTCTCATGAACCACCGCTAACCACCCTAAAAGACCCTAACCTCTTATCTAATCCATGAGTTGGAAGTAATTACAGTGGAGAAATCGGGGGCCTAGATTTGCAGATGATGCAATCGGAGCCGCCGATGAAGCCCTCAAAGCCAAGGACGAAGCCATCGCGACAGGTTTGGCCGCATGAACGTAGGCGCCTTCCCCATGGACGCACTGGAGGTCCCGACCACTGATGTGGATGCCAATGTAGACACCTTTGTCGTCACCCTTGCTGCGTGTGGCCTTAGCACACTGGGGAAAATGATTTGAGCGCCTTCTCCCAATCGTGCTCATTGTCAATCGCTAACTACTACAACGTTCCATCTCCCACGCTTCCCAACACGTGCATAGAAAGGGCACGTTGCGCCTGCCAGAGCTAGTCTGCGTGGAAACGACCGTATCGAGCGTGCCTCATGGGTAACTTTTGGGCTGCTTTAAAACTTGTGCGATGCAGAGAATCCATGCGAGTATGCAACCAAATGCATGGTTTTTGTCCCAGTACCACGTCGTCATGCGTGGCGAGTGGCGACCTAGAGATCGAGCTTCCAATTACATATGATAAACTATGTTGTTTAGCTCATTCCTAAGAAGACAACATCTCTTGGACGATCCTGGTGCACTCCTCCTTTAGCTAGCTAAGATCTTTCTTGTTCTCAGCATACATTTTGTTGcatacttcttcttgtcctgCATTGGGCGTACGGCCATTCAAATCTTCGTTTGCTTTGACTTACCACGACATATGGATTAACAAGCACTGGAGCATTATCTTTTCATGCTCTCCATCAACTCACATTCCACAAAATCGCAAACCATGTTCTGATGACCGAAAACACGGAACTTGAGGCCAGTGTTCCCTTGCCTCTACCTCCTACACACTATGTAGCGACATGGTGGTATACCACATCTGCAAATTTGGTCCGTCTACGAGTCGATGTCATTCCAATCTGGGTCATAGATATCCTTAGGTACATTAGGGTGGTACTTAAAAAAATCCATGTTGATGTGTGAGACTGGGAAATCCCCAAATATGTGTCAAATTGAGATATTCCCATATGTGATAATCAGATCTTGAttgaacaaaaaaacaaaaacaccaaCTGTGTGCGCGGAAATTGAGATATTCACAAATGTAAGCGTAGCTGCATCTCGCAGTCCAGATCTCGCCCACGGCCTAGCTCTCGCTAATTCCCGCACGCCGCCACCCGCTGAAGCTTTTGCGGAGTGATGGATTGGGTGAAGAGGAAGTGTGAAtatgtgaagaaaaacttgatgcGAATGGCTCATCTATGGTGGCCTCACTTATTGGCTAGATGCGCTTGAACAACCTCCCGGGATGGATCCACTGTAGAGGTTACGTAGAATCCACGATGCGGGATTATGTGCCACTATCTATCTAGCACGACAATAGAACGTGTTGACCTTGTCGTCCACCTACGACATCACTAATAAGTGTTTGTATCAAGTCTACCTCGGGGCATACATATCCCCTCccctccacacacacacacacacacacatttcTGACCGCCATGAAAGGGTGATCCACCGGGTAAAAATCTTATGCATATACTTTTGCCTTCTGCATCCAAAGAATCCGTTGGGTACTGCCATAAGTTTTTGTATTGTCATTCATAGGCCAGCAAAGGTTTCATTcttccttagagcatctccagtcgcatccccCAAACGACGTCTGGCAAAAGCGCCGGATTGGTCGTTTGGGGGACGTCCGGATCAAATTTGTGTTTGGAGGAGGTCCCTTTCCTAGCCACTCCCCCCAAACGCGACctccaaacaaaaaaaaacaagtgtAAAAGTCGTGTCCGACGTCCCTGATAGAGCCTCTATACACAAGGGATGGGCTTGGGACGCCGGACAATATTTGGGGCATGTCCGGACCGAAGCGGCCTTTGGGGCACGCAATTGAGATATTTTTTTGGCCGGCgtcccccaaatccctttgggggacgctttggggaacgcgactggagatgctcttagtgttGTAACAAAGCGTAAGATACACGTAAAGCAATATCTAACTATGATCACGAGGTAAAATTTTACCATATGTAATCTCAAAACTTTTAAATATTAATTCTATTTGGACAAATTTCTGTGTAACACGCACTATGAGGCTTCATAACATTTTGTATAAGATAATTCTAAATAGTGACAATCAACAGGTCTCCCTTTATTATATATATTTCAAATAGATCAAGGGTCTTTAGAGGATCACTTAATTTCTCATAAGTTAGGTAAAATTTTGAACAAAGTGCATCAAAGCTCCGGCTTAACATTTATCGGGCATAACATGAGCAAGTGATCCCCTTATataaatacaaaataaaaatccTAGGCAAGCAAGCCTATCAAAGCAACatgatacatgatttgcatgaaAAATTTAAGATAAAGAACATTGCATAAGACTCTACATATGCAAAATTAACCTCGCATGCTTAGGTCTCTGCAACAACTAAGATCAGCAAATTAtacaaaacaaaaatagaaaattgAATTATTAAAAGAGAGTGTGGAAGGTGATAAAtttttgtgtgatcatgcacaacatggtcATCGAGAGTGAGCACAAAGATCCAGTGAATGATATCATCCTTACGATAAGACCTCTTGCGACTGCTAAACACGAGGTGCcagtagagtttgatgatttactCGCCATGCATACGGAATTCCATGATGAACTTGTTCATCACCAACTGCAAAATGGTCTGATAGATTATTTGTGGGCGCTCAAAGCAGACGCTGCATGAGTCTTGATCTAGTTGAACTTCATTTTATTTGAATTGTATGAACTATTTTATTTCTATTTTCAATTATTTTATAACTAATTTGCTTCTATTTGAATTGTATGGATTATTTTATTTATATTTTCAAATTTTGTTTAAAAACATGGTTAAAATTGGTGTAAAAAGAAACAAAATCTATTGGGAGGATTGTATTGGGGGCAGGGCTGGGGAGAGGCGCCCCATACGTGCAGCAACAtgcgggcatctccagcggcgcgacgcaaatggtcgctgagcgaccgttttcgtccgccttgaccggaaatgcgtctgggccctgctccagcggggcgacgcaaagtgaccggcccGTTCGCGAAGACGCAAACCtggtccaaatatgcgccaggtttgcgtctctgcggacgctcggcggtcgcggaaaatgtccgcgttgggtacatccgggcccggtcggcagtgactagataagcaaaatattttttcattactattgattggccaaaaggaccatctttacagagatggttagtcgagttaacctaaaactacaacggccgtacctactcgccgtcacgcggcctacaccggcctcggttactcgcagtcgcgcgccctactactggccgccggatgggccggcgccgtcgttgaagcgggagcgcttcttgcACTCCGCGCGCCGCGCACGGCGGCGAACGGACATCTCGCACAGGGCCGTCACCGTCGCAAAGGCCACCTTCgtagccgccgcctccgccgtcgcccgggcctcctcctctgccgtcgcccgggcctcctcctccgccgccgccgtgtcCTCCTCCGCCTGGACCGCCGCCTGGATCGCCGCCACgtcggcgacgaagcgggccctgtccctagccgccgccgccacagcttcgtccctggcggcgatggcgacctccagctcccggttctcctgctcgacccgcgcgggagaacggcccctacgctggagcgagtccaggtcggagcacattaaccccTAGCCATGGCCGTCGCATAGCTggcggcttcctcctccgccaccaaAGCCTGGCGGCGCTTGGCGTCCCCTGCcagggactcgaaggacgcgagcagaacCCGCTGGTCACCGGCGCACTCGAAGCGCCTGGGCATGGGGGGGtcgtcgtccgcgatgtcgtggatgacggcgtcggccggaggggccgcgagggccgcccgcgcctccgcgagctcggccctggcgtcggcgagctcggccatggcgttggcgatctccgccctggtcgccgcgaggcgccctttCACGCGCTctgccacctccgcctccgcctccgcgacctccGTGTCCAGCCTGCCgggcctcaacgccggcggcagctacctcgtcctcctcctcctccgggtggagctggcggcaAATGTCAACAACTTGCTCCCAACTCATGTGGTCcgccatggatggatggtagtGTGAGGTGTGCCCGTCGCACCCGGCGGTGTCCACcgtatatagccacggcggggcgggaaacggcgttggcgCGCAGGGCGTTTCCGCCGGCGAAACTTGCGAATGTATTGGGCGCGCGCGGGAACGatcgtcgtcgcgcgggaacagttaatcgccggcggcagtcctcgacgggacgtaaaacaccattagcgaccttgacgctgtccccggataaaatatgcgtccgcaccgctggagctacccccgacgcaaacggtcgccctgggccacaacgcgtccgcgggccgacgcaaacggacatttcggacgtccgaaatgtgtCACGCCACTGGAGATGCCCTGCGTCGCTCGGTGTCGCAATATCGCTCCTTGGTGTATGGGGGCAGGACCGAAGATTCTCTTATAAACCAAACCAAGGGATTATTGAAACTGCTTTGGACAAAGAGGGAGTATATATCGAACTCATTACTTTCCCTCATACTTGTTGATGATAATCCTCGTACACAAAATGTCTAATCAGACTGAAGGCGAAGTACTCCCCCTACGGACCATCTAGCTAGGCACCTAGCACTCTTAGATCGGAGGTTGGTCCCATACATTCAAGATCTCACCATGGTCCTCCCTCCTGTTGGAGAGCACAGAGGAATTAATGGCGGCCTGTCGGCCTTTGATCGATATTCCTAGGAATGGAAGAATCTTACTGGGAAGACGAAAAAGGAGCCTTCATTTCGGAACCATCCATGATCTATATATCCTCGAATTGATCACAGGGGATACATAGGGTTTAAAGGCTCTGACAGTCCTGCGAGGCCATTACTTGTTTAGGGCATCACATTGGCAGAGCGGAATGTGTTGCGCTAGCCTGGTACTTCCTGTATAATTGAGGGAGAGATCAATTGATGATGGTACGTACGGAGTACAGGGGAAATTAACCACGCATGCAGTATCGATTTGGCACAGCTTAGCTTACCTTCGCTAGCTAGGGTAGCCGCACACTTGTGCTTCTGGTAAATGTACGTGGCCTTGCTTGCTAGCTAGAGCTAGAGCTACGTAGGATTCCCGTGACTTAAACCCGCCTGCCCTGTTGGCGCATGCATTACCATCATCGGTCACAGGCACTTCGTTTGATGCCACCGGACTACCGGAGGTTGACGCGTACAGCTCACGCACACAGGAGCTGTACTCTTGCTACAGCTACACCTCTGTGCAACTGCATGGTTTCATCCATCCATCCAGAGAGGCGAGAGGCAGATAGAGAGAACGAACCTCATGGATGCAACAACATACATGCATGAGATGTACTAGTAGTAATCTAGCATGCCAACTGTGGACCTTTTgtaacaaaaacaagaaaaaaaaaaagtGACTTCAAATTTTCTAGATTCGGTATATATCTAGACGCCGTTTTAGTATGTAGGCTTAGTTGGAACAAAGCAAAGGCCATGGCCGGCCCGCCCAGTTCTTGCACCGTGCCTCAGAATATATCCAGTGTGTACACTACATTTGCTCATTTTCCATGATGTATCACTTCAAGAATGTTGTTTGCCCCGCCGCCCATGAATTGTGTCCAAGCTCAGCCGCCGCTGGTGTTGATATGCGTGAATCTAGGCAAATCTGATTCACTTATTTCCGGACGGAGGAAGAAATAAACATATACTTTCAACACTTATGTCCATCTCTCTAGCTTTAGATTCCATGCATGTAAGTGAAAGGTAAAGCTAGACACAACGTAAGTCGAGTCAAATACGATTAGATCCACATGATGTAACAAAGTTTACAACATTCATTCATGCGTGCATGGGCGAATGAACCAAAGGGAAAAGGAACAAAAAAGCAAATGAAAAGGAATGAGAAAAGACCATATCTATGGCATGAAACATAGATTGTTGATTAGGATATTGTGACAAATATATCACTTGATAATAATGAATTAATACATGCACGTATATCAAACCCAGTTAGAGAGCACTAGTTAGCctcgctagcaacaagctcaattcCTTTGGAATCAGCACTTGGGAACATGACCTCCTACGGTAGCATCGCGAACGTTGAAATATCGCCCCACGACGGAATCGCGCTCCcgcagttgttgttgttgttggaggTGGCGTTGTCGTCGCCGGCGCCACCACTACTCCGGCCGCTGTTGATGTTGCTGCTGGTGGTGCCGACGGCGGCAGCAGGTGGGGGCGGAGAAGGCAGCGCGTAGGAGCTGTCCATAAACCACGACGTAGCCGCCGGCACGGTATCCATGCCGGATACCCCCGCCATCTGCAGGAACGTGCCGGCGCCTCCGAATTGCGCGCCTGCTGCTACGTGGCCACCGCCGTCGACGTGGGACTGGGAAGAGGAGCTAGGCGGGCCGAGGAACATGGTGGCGACCCGCTGCTGCTGCAGCTTCCAGTGGAGGTCCTGGTTGATGAAGCTCAGCGACTCAATGGACGAGGCGATGGTGCTGCTGCCCATCGCGCCGTTCCCGGCTCCTGTTCCGTTCATCGCGTGGCCGCTGTTGACGTCGCCACCCGAGGGCCATTCCCCAAACGGCACGTAGTGGCTAACGACGGCGGGGGACTGGTGGAGCCCCGGCAGCATGCCGACCACGCCGTGGAAGTCGCCGCCAGGAAAGGCGCCGCCCATCCTTGCAGCGTGCTGGTCGGAGGCCGCGTCGATGCTCTCCACCGCTGCCGGCAGGTTGAGCGATAGaccgcgggcggaggaggaggccgcaGAGCGTGAGCGCTTGTTCTTGCGGCAGCCGCCACCGACGGGGACGTTGCGGAGGGCTCCGCCCTTGGTCCAGTACCTCCGGCAGGTCTTGCAGAAGTGCCGAGGCTGCGACAGGCTGTAGTTGTTGTAGTAGCAGAACTTGGTGTTGGGCGAGTCGCAGCGAGGGCACCGGAGCCCCTGCTCcgttggcggaggaggcggcgtccCGCTCCCTCCACCTGTGCTGCCTttgcgctgctgctgctgctgctgctgctggcccACCGCGTCGTCGCCTGCTGTGACTGCCGTCGACGCCATTTGATAGGTCGACAAGCAAGCTCGACTAGAGCGAGGCAGCAGCTAGCTAGCCAAGCCAGCCAAGTGACGTACGGCTAGCGATAGATTAGCAGCTTCCGCTAGGTAGCTAATTAGCTAGTGGATCGTCACACAGGGAGGGGATACAGCGGGTGCGTATATAAGAAGAGATGGAACATAGGTACCGgagacggcgatggagatgggAATCATGGGATGGATGCGATGGTGGAGAAGGGTTTCCTGGCGAGGAGGGAATTAGCTACTCCGAGCCTGTGCCTGTGCGCTGTGAGGAGAGGTTATTGAATGGCATCTCGTGTCATGCGTAGAGCTGCGTGCATGGGATTAACGGGAGGAGAAAAGCGACGTCTCCCTCCCTGTCTCTGTAGATTGGCTCCTGTGATTGTCATCAAGTTCTCAGCCCCAGCCCAGGCTAGCTGCAGGGCAAATAACTAGCCTTGATGATGGATGCCCTGCTTGCTGGCTCCACTCTCCAGTACTAGCACTGCTTCTGCTGCGAGCCTGCCTAGCTTAAGCTTGCTACCTATCCACCTCCTTGCCGGCCATCCAGCCTGTGGGGCTTCTATCGGCGAGGAATTGGATCGATCGACTATTACATCGAGGAGTACAGAAACGCTATTATCGTCTGCGTGAGCCAATAAGAAGCTGCAGCCAGCAGCCTATTGCCATGCGAGCTTGCAGCTGTACGTACATACCAACAGATCAGAGATTCAGAGAGATGAAACACAGTGTATGCAGTAGTGGGATGCCCAGGGGAGACATGCCTGCCAGACGCCTCTGGCACAGCTGCACCGCTGCTCGATCTGACGCGCGCGCGCCGATGCAAGAGATGGATTAAGGGAATTTGACCATGTGCCGAGTATTATCAGTTGGCCTAGGAAAGTTATTGTCGATGCTTACAGAAGATTCGGGCGGAAAATTATTTGGAGTCGATGGATTTTTTTTTTTCTAAATGGGAGCAAACGTCTCAACATCTGCACTAAGCTGATGCACACGGCTTCTATATTATCCCGAATTCAAAATATATCAGTTTTACAACTCATGGATCAGTCAAAGTTTTACAAATATCATTGTTTGATCTCCTAAAGCTGGGTTTTTAAAATAAGGATAAGCTGAAAAGGATTAGGGCAATTTGTGATGAGTGGTGAAAAATACATTGGCATGTAATGTATGATA
It includes:
- the LOC127323266 gene encoding uncharacterized protein — protein: MASTAVTAGDDAVGQQQQQQQQRKGSTGGGSGTPPPPPTEQGLRCPRCDSPNTKFCYYNNYSLSQPRHFCKTCRRYWTKGGALRNVPVGGGCRKNKRSRSAASSSARGLSLNLPAAVESIDAASDQHAARMGGAFPGGDFHGVVGMLPGLHQSPAVVSHYVPFGEWPSGGDVNSGHAMNGTGAGNGAMGSSTIASSIESLSFINQDLHWKLQQQRVATMFLGPPSSSSQSHVDGGGHVAAGAQFGGAGTFLQMAGVSGMDTVPAATSWFMDSSYALPSPPPPAAAVGTTSSNINSGRSSGGAGDDNATSNNNNNCGSAIPSWGDISTFAMLP